One genomic segment of Bacteroides caccae includes these proteins:
- a CDS encoding DUF551 domain-containing protein: MKQTLEEAAYDYATNKTKFRKEVLKEVDPDNYVSRKSDCMEDFQFGAEWQAKQSPWISIEERLPDKGQRVLVGFLYYYKYDDREAESRKYIDVFTYENGIWTTDSDISYLGKSVEKDDIKVICWMPIPSFDEILEANRDVLERIKEKGD, translated from the coding sequence ATGAAACAGACATTAGAAGAAGCAGCATACGACTATGCTACTAATAAAACAAAGTTTAGAAAAGAGGTTTTAAAGGAGGTTGATCCAGATAACTATGTTAGTCGGAAATCTGATTGTATGGAAGATTTTCAATTTGGTGCAGAATGGCAGGCAAAGCAATCTCCTTGGATAAGTATTGAGGAACGATTACCGGATAAAGGTCAGCGTGTTTTAGTCGGATTTTTATATTACTATAAATACGATGATAGAGAAGCTGAATCACGTAAGTATATAGATGTATTCACGTATGAAAATGGTATATGGACTACTGATAGTGATATATCATATTTAGGAAAAAGTGTCGAGAAAGATGATATTAAGGTTATATGTTGGATGCCAATTCCGTCTTTCGATGAAATACTTGAAGCCAACAGAGATGTACTAGAACGGATTAAAGAGAAAGGAGATTGA
- a CDS encoding helix-turn-helix domain-containing protein → MRIKELLKEKHYTQQELADKMNVSLSAVRQMVAAESLTTATLEKIATALNVPMWQLFASPEEVQLPSNAHSIKCPHCGNEFPVSVNVELKTK, encoded by the coding sequence ATGAGAATAAAGGAACTTTTAAAAGAGAAACATTACACACAACAAGAACTGGCAGATAAAATGAATGTAAGCCTATCTGCTGTTAGACAAATGGTTGCAGCAGAATCATTGACAACTGCTACACTTGAAAAGATCGCTACCGCCCTCAACGTTCCCATGTGGCAGCTATTCGCGTCCCCGGAAGAGGTGCAGCTTCCCTCAAACGCCCATTCTATCAAATGCCCACACTGCGGGAACGAGTTCCCGGTTAGTGTGAATGTTGAACTTAAAACCAAATAG
- a CDS encoding DNA methyltransferase — MPISEVYNIDRMDFLKKFPDNFFDLFIDDPPYGIGADNPSIKPNTVKQSNGNILYVKQSVYPKSDWDSRVPPPEYFDEVKRVSRNQIIWGVNYFNYDFTGGRIVWDKLNGDTDQYDCEIAYCSMNNRTDLVYCMWRGMIQGTYCGKDLSKAIIQQGNKKLNEKRIHPCQKPVILYAWLLNQYANPGYKIGDAHMGSQSSRIAAYKLRFDYWGCEKDKFHFKEGNSRFRYECHGEIKTEKGTLVQTSLFDL, encoded by the coding sequence ATGCCAATAAGCGAAGTATATAATATAGACCGAATGGATTTCTTAAAGAAATTCCCAGATAACTTCTTTGACTTGTTCATAGATGATCCACCATACGGAATTGGAGCGGATAATCCTTCGATCAAGCCCAATACTGTAAAACAAAGTAATGGTAATATACTGTATGTTAAACAATCCGTTTATCCGAAATCAGACTGGGATTCACGAGTTCCCCCTCCAGAATATTTCGATGAAGTAAAAAGGGTCAGCCGAAATCAGATAATATGGGGAGTAAACTACTTTAATTACGACTTTACTGGTGGACGCATTGTTTGGGATAAGCTAAATGGTGATACTGACCAATACGATTGTGAAATAGCATACTGCAGTATGAATAACAGAACTGACCTTGTATATTGCATGTGGCGAGGCATGATTCAGGGAACCTATTGCGGAAAGGATTTATCTAAGGCAATTATACAGCAAGGAAACAAAAAGTTGAATGAAAAGCGGATTCACCCCTGCCAAAAACCTGTAATTTTATACGCATGGTTACTCAATCAATATGCCAACCCCGGTTATAAGATCGGTGATGCTCACATGGGTAGTCAAAGTAGCCGGATTGCAGCTTACAAGCTAAGATTCGACTATTGGGGATGTGAAAAAGACAAGTTTCATTTTAAAGAAGGTAATTCTCGTTTCCGTTATGAATGTCACGGAGAAATAAAAACAGAAAAAGGAACTTTAGTACAAACAAGTCTATTTGACTTATAA